The Mercurialis annua linkage group LG7, ddMerAnnu1.2, whole genome shotgun sequence genome includes the window ATTTTTGTAAGTCTATCTTTTTCGGTTGAAACCAACTTCAATAAGAGTTCTCCAACACCAAAATCTTTAGAAGCTTCAGATAGGGCCCATTGCAGTTGAATCTCCATGGGAACTGGATTTCTTAGAGACATAATACTTTTGAAGAGTTTGTAAAAAAGCTCACAAGCTTGATGTAAACGCAATTTTTGAACCAGGGAATCGCAGTCCTTTAGAAGATCCATAAAGACTTCTTTTGGTATTATTCTACTTTTTCCATTCCTTGCACGCTTTAGCCAACTTGGAATGTGTTTATCACAGTACAATGAATATCGCTTCGGTGAATCCTGACAAGAGCTGTTATTATCAAATGGACTTGAGCCTATGCAGTGAAATACCCTTGTGCCACTATGATCTTGATTGGAATACTCAATCCTTTCAATTAATCTGGTCTTTTCATGAAAGGCATCTCCATCCAAGACTGAGACTGGCTCCACATGAAGAGGAATATCAACATCCCCAACCAATACAATGTCTTTGCAGTATGTGGTTTCTGAACGTGGAACAATCTCCTCATGCTTTCTCTTAAGAGGATTATCGGGTGAATTTACATTATCTGTTGTATCACTCCGAGGTCCGTGTTTTTTACAGAATGATGAACCTGGTAGAGAACGATGTTTACACCGAGTGCCAAGAACAGTTGTACCTTCACACATTGGAGTATTAACTGGAGGACTTGACTCTGCTTTGGCGGAGCTACCTATGAAACGAGAGGCTAAATGTACGCAGCAGTAAACATCACCATCATTTGCCCACCTCACACACTGCCTTCCCTTAGATTCAATAAAAGCAACGCACCGCCGATTTTTGTTTCCAGGATCTATGGTTTTTTTATCCGGGATTTCATTGATAGGAGTCCTTTCGACATCTTTAGCCTCTATGACATTAAAGTTTCTGGGTTCAACAACTATTTCTTCCCATCTATTAGCAACGCTGCACGGAGACTCTACAGGTACAGTTGCCTCTCTTACATCTTTCTCTTTAATTGTGCTTGATTCTATAGTTGTGGTATTCATATTATCTCGATTATTGAAAAATTCTGAGTCAATTTCAACAGTCATAGTTTGAAGCGGGCTGTTCGTCTCAACCTGGGAGGCTTGTGGCTCTGCACGGCGAACTTCAAGCTTAGGCCTCTTCCTGCTAACCTGAAGACTCACAGTTGAAGAACTGCCACTGCTCCTATGCTCTAAATCTCCACTATGAGATACAAAATGAGAAGTTGAGAAAAATTTCATTACTTCCTGCTTCCAAGTTTTCCGCTCAGATCCTAGCGTTGGCTGCACCGGGGCATTCCAAAGCGAGTTCACTTCATTCCAAAGGATAGATTCAGACAATTCCTAGATCAAGAAATAACAAGCATCATCACAAAATACAGggtaagaaataaaaataacgGCATAAATTGTATAACATGTGTAAGCAGCCAGAATCTATAGCACACCTCCCTCAGCAATTCTACAGATTCAGCACTTTGTGTAACCTGACACCGTTGCACCCAAGATTGAAAAGAATGCTCCAACCAGTCAGATCTTATGTAGCGCTGATATATCATCTGTTAACAAAGGAAAAATTGTATTACTCCATTATGCATAAACAAAAAACCACAGAAGTTAAAATTTAGACTACACATGAATAAAATAGtacaattttatatatttttttaatctatatttctGAAAGTCCACCAGGTTGTTTTTACTGGAAATTTCCCCAGTCAGTTAATGATAGAAAAATAACATTTTCGATGCAGTAAACTTACTTGTTTTGCCCTTGACGTACATAAACTCTAATGAAGGAAAAATCACTGAAAAAATTTGTTTCTTCTTTAAAAAGCAGGAAAGCCACAccatgaaatattaaaatttcatttacGTACTTGACTGTCATCAGTAAATTTACCTTCGGAATTCTAGAGGATTTTCCATGCAAAACTTTCTATTATTTACAAAACCAGATTGAACAAGAACATAattaacatattaataaattgtatAACTAATCATACCAATCTTTCAATAAGatttaaatctaaatatttagTACCTTCAAATTTTTGCAAGAACTcaataattacaaaatataagtctaataaataaataaaaaataattggcAATCATTAAAACAGATTTTGATAATTGAcacaaatatttgaattttatcatACATCATATGTAACGCATGtgatgaaacaaaaataaatttaaaagcatACTAGGTCAGCCAAAGTGTAGTTATCTTAAGTGATCTCAGAGTCACAAATGTTATCTCCAGTCGGTGCATTTATCTGAATGCAGGGACTTTGAAGGGGATGTATAACAATCACATGTTTTTCAATTGAGATAACAAATTGGAGGGaaagaataataaaatttcttGGCATAACGCATATTTGGATCCCTGCACTTGTCTTGTTTTTGTCATTGGATCCTTGTACTTCTATTTGTCAAAAAAGAGTCCTTACAGTTTTAATACACTTTCGATTTTATAGACATTGGATCCCTCCATCACGGAAAATGTTAAAGGTGTCGTTCAGACCAGAAAGACCAGTTTGGGTACTTAATggcaacaaaaatataaatgcatgaactaaattttaataaagttgaatatgaaaccaaataaaaaacttaTCTCAGTCGCAAACGCGTGAAGTACACGCATTTTATTTCAGTAACTGAGGGacctaatgtttataaaattaaaattttaggaacTCCATGTTGACAAATGAAGTGTAGGGATTCAATGCCAAAAAGTGGACAAGTGCAGAATCCAAAAATGTGTTTTGCCAAATTCTGTCAAAGGATTAGAAGCATACATTTTGAAGCTTCAAAAGCATTCTTCCGAGATCAGAATAACCACTACAACGCGAAGCCTCCATAGCAAATTCCTTCCAGACCATCACGTCGCGAGCAGTCTCTGTCAAAGCCTATAGAAAAATTTGacagaacaaacatgaagatatGAGAGCATGTAAAAGGCATTGACTGCAAGGGAATAAGGACATGGAAGAGTTAAAAAGAATAACCTCGGTATGAAATTGATCAATGATATTCAACATGCCAACAGCTAACTTTTTCATTATAAAACGCCGAGCGATATTTAAATCTTTAACCATTTTTAGGCCAATTTTATGTGTCCTGTATGCTATAGGATGAGGATATTCGATGATTGATCGGACAAGTAGCATATCTGCCCAGGAGTAATTCCTTGTGTTGGGgaaaaatacaacaaaatacTTCTTTCGATCATGAGTTGGTTTCGCTCTCAAAGTCGTTAGGGGCCAGTCTGCTCTTGCACATCTAATTCCTGCCTGCCATTTTCCTCTCCACTGTTCTCAGAGACGCAAAGAAATCTAATGTCAAAACCAAATTAGCATGTAAGGAAATTCGAGAAAGCATGACATTACATACCTTCACCCATAATGCCACAGATTCATCATGCTCTAGCCACTTGAGCTCCGAAACAGAAGACTCTCCGTCTCTACAGTTGCTcgtttcactttcaattgtgtCCACAGCTACTTGATAATTATCAGGGGCTTCACTACAATAATTGTTTGCATTGAAGTCATCATCTTCAAAATCCTGATAATCACCAGATAATCTTAGGCCGTCCACCTGAAATCCAGAACAGGAAGTTTCATTTTGATGCTCTTCAGAGACAGGCAATTTTCCAGCTGTCCCTTGGCCTTCATTTTGTCGACCTTCCCCATTTACTTGTAAGTCATTTGCCATTAGAACTTCTTTTCCATGCTCAAAGCCATTTGATTCTCCATCGAAAATGCCATTTTCCGCGCCTGAATTCTGCCGAGCACAATCAGCTTCTCCAACATTTTGAACGCCGGAACAAGGTAGCACTTCCATTATTACACTAAATTTGTCGTCCCCAATTAATGTGTACACAGTAATCAATTATTTCTGAACTCATATCCCTGTTCAAATAGCTCAATCCATAGATGAATCAGAAGCATGTAATGTGACATTGATAGTACAATAGCACATACCAACTAAATAGTTCAATTTCTGCATAGCCAATTTAAAAGTAACCATAGATCAAAAGGaacattaaaaattaaccaAGGTGAACTAAATTCAATATATGATAATGGGACATGAAAATGGccttaatatataaaattaaaaagaacagAAAAATTAGAATTCtctatttacaaaaataaatataaacaagaaagaaaggaaattgTTAAAACAGTAACTCTGAAGGTTTAGAGATATCAATAGTTCatattaattgttatttcatGTTGAGCTGATAactgaaaaaagtttaaatttattacaaTTCTTAAAAAGCAAACCCTCATTATAGTTAATTGCAATTTTCACAGCTCCCTGTCATCCCAAAATTAACAACTACTCACTCTCAAAAACTTGATATTGTTCTCAAAATACAATAATTCAATACATATAAACGAGTATCCATgtgtataattaattaatattcattGAATTTCAAATGTtgatataaaatacaaaaattaagacAAATCTACAGCAAGTATACTGAATTGAAGACCATCATATACGAGAAAACTTTGACACCAGAACTAAAGTTTAAAAAGTGATCGagttacaaattaattaaaaaaaaaatcaaatgcaGACAACAAGCATCATAGCTCCAATCAGAACTCTAGAAATTGCATGCAATCCATTACACTAAATATAGACACACATAAATAAAGATGCAAACTTTACATCAAGAATCTATATTATCTATCGTATACTCATGTACAAATAGAACCTATGCCACTGTGGCACTAACAAAACAACAATTCAGCACATGTAATAATCAGACAGCAGTTACCAAAATTCATAGACCCAGATTCTGTAATAACCCACCTGAAAAAGACTACAACTTTTTGCAGCTATAACCCTAATTTGCTATACCCATCAACACAATTCATCTCAGAAACCCtacattattattaatttataattactattaattttagtaattcaaTCCCAGGCAAAACCCATGACCAGACATAAGATCAACATGTGAAATAAGCTTCACATTGAAGGTGGGTCCGATCCCaacttccaaaaaaaaaaaattaatttttctaacCATGCAATgaacaaataattttaaaaaagttaaaaaaatctcaaaattggAAATTTAGAAGGTGAATCAAACATGGGTTCTTTGATTTATGATAGAAAGTTTGCagctttataaatattttgaattttaattaactatttcaaattttaatttaattttttcttttttagggCACGAAAAATCGACTGCAGAAGCTAATAAAATGTGACATAACATTACAATAGATACATATACACGcacataaattcaaaaaaaaagtatagaattggaaaattaaaaatttaagagtgTGTGACAGACAATTTTGGAGTTAAAAATGTACCTTTAAAGAGTGAAGAACATGTTTTGCCATGGATGGTTTTTGGGTATGGCTTAAGTGTGATTGTTTTGTAATGTGATATATGAAAAAATTCgttaattttttgtaatagTAAAAAATAGGACAATTATATCCCTAACAAATATGGGTAGCAGAGATATATATGTACAGCTTATATAATAATGTGTGTTTTTCGTGACCTGTAATAGTGGTCTGTGGCTTAAAAAACAAGTGAAATTGAGGGAATTTGGGTTGTGCCTAATTTGAGAGAAAATAGAgagagagataaaaaaaaaaaggaaacttTTGGGTAagtatgtaattaaaaaaaaatctgggTTGGTTTTGGTTAGCTTTTTTAAGCCAAGACTTTGGGGATGTAATGTAAGACAGAGACTACATGTTTATGTATGAAGTTGGGACGGATCTAGTTTGGGTCAAACTGTacttgattttttaaaatctagaTTTAAATTCAGTTGGAATACTATtatgatttaatatttattatttaaactcaatttttatattatatttatgtaGGTATAAatcggaatttttttaaagCTACATAAAAAATTAAGGAATGGAATTCTCttaagttcatttgaacttgagagggtcatgtttacaatctacaccgttcattataagatgaacggtgtaaattaatttaattaaaattgtatttttttgatctacaccgttcattttataatgaacggtgtagattgtAAACATGACCTCCTCAATTTCATTTATCaatccaaaaattaattaaattttactcgtatttaaaattactttagaatatgaaaaaaattatattttagctatattttaaatatttttatttaaatttttaataaaagaatattcttattttatgCACTAACATTGATAATTACAATAAATCTTTTGATTATGGTTAATTAAAACTTATTAATTGGAATAAATTTAGAGCTACCATatgaatattatataaaaaaatactacaatattattatatttttttaaatcatgtaAGTTAAAAGACATtaaagaaaattacaaaaatttaaactcGTATAAAATTGGTTTTGCGCAAGTGTCACAATTATGTTGAATTTTGGTGGTGTGGATTTTGATTGAAGAGGTTTGGTTTGGTGGTatttctttcaactttttatgttTCCAAGATTTTAGAATTCTTCGAGATATGCGAATTGGGCACTCTCTTTTTGTCAATCGCCACTCGGCTCTACCAATCATACTATGCGACTTCGTTGTAGGTGATAAGCTGCTTTAATTGTTACTCTAGGTGGGCTTGTATGCCTTATGGGCCTGGCCAATATATGTGCATGGGCCGGGTTGGCCGGACTCGGACTAAACTTACggatttaacatttttaaatgcaAGCTCAAGTTCGGTTAAGGTCCAATATTTATTACTCAAGTGCgactaatataataattttttctgGATTGAACCGAACTTGAACGGgtctatattaaaaaaataacaaatagtATAAACTCAAATTCGCATTGctcgttaaaaaaaaaaaattaaagccgCTTTGCATACGGGTCAGACtttatgtaaatattttgtGTTCAGCCCGGTCTAATTGGGCCCGGGGTATCCATCAAATGAGCAGGTATATATGGGTAAGTTGTAACATAATTCTGTTAGGACAGACAACATTTGGGCTGAGATCAGTTTAGCCCAACATCTTTTTGAATTGGCCCAAGTATGTTGGGCTATGTGGAAGTTTAACTATGATAGaatttcaaactaaaatatttacacGAAATTAAATTGCATTTAAGCAAATTATACAAATGAAAATATACcatttaaaatatactatttaaaataatcattttaaaatttcttttatttttactaatatTATTAGAATAATGTTTTTAGTAATTATtttctacaaaacaaatattattaCTTTAAATATAATTTCCAAGACAATCTAAAtaagtttcaaaaaaattacattgAAATTAAGGGTGTGAAGTAGGGATgacaaaaaataaactaaattattcATCTGaattaatcaaaccaaaatttatttaaatcgcttaaaaaaattagtttggaTATAATAATTTAGAAGCATGATATTTTATGTTGtcttaatttttatcatttGGTTTACCAAACTGATGGTGAATATATATTAGGTAGTTATGTCAATATttgtatattaatataatacatttgaatatttgtatatatatacacattaatataaattataaaatataaaatattagtttaattgtCGTGAATAATTTTTAGATAATTATACTAATCAAATCGAATCAACCAAATCAATTCAATTGTAAATTCTGATTGATCGAATCGAACTCAAATGTAAATTCAAGTTAATCAAACTCATATAAATATTTGGtgtaatttaattgttttatctCTTAAAATATGGATTGATGTCAAACTTtactaaatcaaaccaaattaaaccgTGCTCACTCATTGTGAAGGGTTAATAATGATAGAACCgcattattctttttatatttttagaaaatagagaGATTTTCTTAGAAAAGTATTTTGTAGGGATTAAACGAAATAGAAGTGAATAATATAAGGGTTTTAGACCATATTTTTTccataattaattaagtttattaCACATCGTGCTGTTCAATTTCACTTTTGAAGTTGGGACCGTTAGAGGAAAAAAGGTGGTGAAATGGGGACAGAAATAGTCGAGAGATGCTGTTTGGTGGTTATGATTGGAATTGACTCTTTGTCcaaatctctttgtaaagttcACTTTTTCTTACTTATTCTACGATTCCTCTACTTTTCTAAATATCATTAACAGTCCCCATTTTCCCACTATTACACAATTACATCCTTTTTTAAAATCTTTCCTAGCTACATGACATTTTTCTATGAATTTTGTGGCCAGCTCGAGGCATGTTTTCTTAATTAGTCACATTAGTGATTTATGAATATGATTTTGGCCAAGAAACATCCACACTCTCGTATGATTCCACCGTCCCACTTAAACAAATTCGTttgaataaataaaacaaagtgaaaatttaaatataatatacaattTGTCTAGAACAATATTattgaaaacaataaaaattatttctcaatgtattattaaaaatatatgtcaaattgatctattaaaaaatttaaggtaaagaataaaattaattttataaattaaactaaaattactaaattaattttttttattaaatttactaAAAGTTTAATAGTTTTTAGATTATTTGGAACACTAGtcctttaatttttgaattggacaaaaaatgtttttttttatcggaCCTATATATTTTGCATCAATATTGAATTGACCATTTAGAAGAACTGCCCCATTTCTTGTTATGTGGCAGAAAACTTTTGCCAAAAGCTGAATTTTCTTTATTGTTGGAGTTCTTgcaaaatataattcaaatgatCAAgtgataattttattgtttaaatttcaaattcatgATTGAGATTCAATTTagtgaaaagttcaaaataaattgCTCACTCTTTGAGACgatcaatcattaaaaattcaaattatgtTTTGTTAATTAAAGGTTTTTAGATAAGTAACAACATTACATTTAAACAATGTCATGTTATCATGCAAAACAAAACATTGCATAGTTAAATGCCACAAAACAACAAGCAAACGAGTTTTCCTTAGAATCTATTTTTTGGAATTTTACAAGTTTCCTTTAAATTTACATACATTTTTAATACTTGTATATTTCTAATTTGTCTTCTTTGTAAAACTTAAAATTGAAGATTGTGCATGGTTTTATTGAGAACTGAAATTGCAGCAAATTGGAAACTGGCTCAATTTCTTGCCCTTATGCGAGTCTTCTTCTGATTTTCAAATCTCTCATTGAATTTGCTGTCTTGTAAGTGAAATTTGTGTTTTATATCACAACAAATAGTAACCATGTCAGTCGAAtctttgtattatttaaaagataGTTACTATTACTCATAAGATTagtcaaaattatatttttcctGTATTTTCGATTATTTTAGTATTTAGGTATTCAATAACGTAAATCTCTTACAAGCAAGTTAGGTAGTACAAACACGGACACGAAAGAACTGGACATTTCAAACGAACAAGGCAAAACAGTgtcattttaaagttttaaagtaaaaaatgaagtttatgTCTGGAACGCCAAATTTTTGACATAATTCTGA containing:
- the LOC126655097 gene encoding histone-lysine N-methyltransferase SUVR5; the encoded protein is MEVLPCSGVQNVGEADCARQNSGAENGIFDGESNGFEHGKEVLMANDLQVNGEGRQNEGQGTAGKLPVSEEHQNETSCSGFQVDGLRLSGDYQDFEDDDFNANNYCSEAPDNYQVAVDTIESETSNCRDGESSVSELKWLEHDESVALWVKWRGKWQAGIRCARADWPLTTLRAKPTHDRKKYFVVFFPNTRNYSWADMLLVRSIIEYPHPIAYRTHKIGLKMVKDLNIARRFIMKKLAVGMLNIIDQFHTEALTETARDVMVWKEFAMEASRCSGYSDLGRMLLKLQNMIYQRYIRSDWLEHSFQSWVQRCQVTQSAESVELLREELSESILWNEVNSLWNAPVQPTLGSERKTWKQEVMKFFSTSHFVSHSGDLEHRSSGSSSTVSLQVSRKRPKLEVRRAEPQASQVETNSPLQTMTVEIDSEFFNNRDNMNTTTIESSTIKEKDVREATVPVESPCSVANRWEEIVVEPRNFNVIEAKDVERTPINEIPDKKTIDPGNKNRRCVAFIESKGRQCVRWANDGDVYCCVHLASRFIGSSAKAESSPPVNTPMCEGTTVLGTRCKHRSLPGSSFCKKHGPRSDTTDNVNSPDNPLKRKHEEIVPRSETTYCKDIVLVGDVDIPLHVEPVSVLDGDAFHEKTRLIERIEYSNQDHSGTRVFHCIGSSPFDNNSSCQDSPKRYSLYCDKHIPSWLKRARNGKSRIIPKEVFMDLLKDCDSLVQKLRLHQACELFYKLFKSIMSLRNPVPMEIQLQWALSEASKDFGVGELLLKLVSTEKDRLTKIWGFSTDEDVHDSPSVMEGPPVLPLAIDNSSHVGETPYKCKFCSEDFLDDQELGNHWMDKHKKEAQWLFKGYACAICFDSFTNRKVLESHVQERHHVEFVEQCMLLQCIPCGSHFGNSEELWLHVLSVHPAEFRLSKVAQQQSLPLEEEKEAPQQKFEMGTAASVENNSENLCCIRKFICRFCGLKFDLLPDLGRHHQAAHMEPNLLSSRPPKRGVRYYAYKLKSGRLSRPGFKKVLEAATFRIRNRGNAALKKRIQASKSLTTGGFSIQPRLTDSEALGRLAEYQCSSVAKILFSEIQKTKPRPNNFDILAAARSTCCKVSLKASLEGKYGVLPERLYLKAAKLCSEHNIRVQWHQDGFICPRGCKSFKDPGLLLPLMPRTKNCTDKQSAHTSVHANNDWEVDECHYVIDLHDFTDRPRTKVTILCNDISFGKESLPIKCVVDEDMLASLNVTSSGRTTNFPMPWDNFTYITRLLLDQSQNAGIESLQLGCGCPHSSCFPGRCDHVYLFDNDYEDATDIYGKPMHGRFPYDDKGRIILEEGYLVYECNHMCGCSKTCSNRVLQNGVRVKLEVFKTNNKGWAVRTGEPILSGTFVCEYIGEILDENEANQRRSRYDEQGCSYMYDIDGQTNDMSRLIGGQIKYGIDATKHGNVSRFINHSCLPNLVNHQVLVDSMDAQRVHIGLYASRDIACGEELTYNFRYNLVPGEGHPCHCGTSKCRGRLF